The following proteins are co-located in the Palaemon carinicauda isolate YSFRI2023 chromosome 3, ASM3689809v2, whole genome shotgun sequence genome:
- the LOC137636304 gene encoding uncharacterized protein — MNTAFKVNLAYLDNIRQAIRTLKECDWAKRLRIIHKKLIDINGGKLRIPETKQEYINISSYTPTIIQDEILRLGFNCHFISCPKPTDSILSHQGKGDLKTTDDLQPLLLAETLTDRGRYNSGIVSSDMREAARELRKEAHVTVRRVDKTAAFFSIDTEEYHSKLDLILGDSSKFEKLSYNPIEEIKREANKAIETINAAINSVHFQTITGDSSHGYLHGNVKTHENGNPLQPIIGQCPTPTNHLAKRLSSLLTPYVLNEYSVASSIDFLSKLKGSPNSGTIASLDVESLFTNVPVGETIDLILERVYRDPSTPTLNIPEEALHTLLEICTRKAPFTTHRGHTYIEKDDVAIGSPLGVVFANFYMGVVEEGVFSRIRLPGVYLRYVDDTFVMAPSTQDIETLRRTFEECSCLRFTVEHSKDGRLPFLDVLISPNPT; from the exons CTTGGCATATCTGGACAACATCCGTCAGGCTATCCGTACCCTTAAGGAATGTGACTGGGCTAAGAGGTTGCGGATTATTCACAAGAAACTTATTGACATTAATGGAGGCAAACTCCGTATCCCTGAAACCAAGCAAGAATATATTAATATTTCCTCCTATACCCCTACAATCATCCAGGATGAAATCCTCCGGCTGGGGTTTAACTGCCACTTCATATCGTGCCCCAAACCCACAG ATTCTATCCTTAGCCACCAGGGGAAAGGTGACCTTAAAACAACTGATGACCTCCAGCCCCTACTCTTGGCTGAAACCCTTACGGATCGTGGACGTTACAACAGTGGCATCGTCTCCAGTGACATGAGGGAGGCAGCTAGGGAGCTGAGGAAGGAGGCCCATGTGACCGTGAGGAGAGTTGATAAGACTGCTGCCTTTTTCTCGATAGATACGGAAGAGTATCACAGCAAACTCGACCTAATATTGGGAGATTCATCCAAGTTTGAAAAGCTCTCCTACAATCCCATCGAAGAGATCAAGAGAGAGGCCAACAAGGCAATTGAAACAATCAATGCAGCCATAAACTCCGTCCACTTCCAGACCATTACTGGGGATTCTAGCCATGGTTACCTACATGGTAATGTGAAGACTCATGAGAACGGCAACCCACTCCAACCTATTATCGGCCAGTGCCCGACACCGACCAACCACCTGGCAAAAAGACTCAGCAGCCTCTTGACCCCTTATGTTCTGAACGAGTACAGTGTCGCCTCATCCATCGACTTCCTGAGTAAGCTAAAAGGATCCCCCAACAGTGGCACCATCGCTTCACTGGACGTGGAGTCCCTTTTTACAAACGTACCtgttggagagaccatcgacttgatcctggagagagtctacagggacccttctactccAACCCTGAACATCCCTGAGGAGGCCCTCCACACTCTGCTCGAAATATGTACTAGAAAGGCCCCTTTTACTACACACAGGGGCCACACGTATATAGAGAAGGATGATGTAGCGATAGGCTCTCCGCTTGGTGTGgtctttgccaacttttatatgggagttgttgaagaggGGGTTTTTTCACGAATACGTCTTCCAGGCGTGTACCTGAGATACGTAGATGATACTTTTGTCatggccccttctacccaggacatcgagactctccgcaggacgtttgaggaatgcagctgcctgaggtttactgtcgagcatagcaaagatggacggctgcccttcctagatgttctcatCTCTCCTAACCCTACTTGA